One Cellulomonas sp. WB94 genomic window, TGCTGGGCGTCCGGGGCAGCTTCCAGGGCCTCATCGACGGCGACGTGAGCGAGCTGACCTGGGGGGACGTCGACGGCTGGGTGGGCATCGGCGGTGCGGAGCTCGGCACGAGCCGGGCAGCGCCCGGCGTGGAGCAGTACTACGCCGTGAGCCGGGCACTCGAGAACCACGACATCCAGGCGGTCCTGGTGATCGGCGGGCACCGCGCCTACGAGACGATCCACCGGATGCTCCAGGAGCGGGACCGCTACCCCGGGTTCCAGGTGCCTGTCATCTGCCTGCCGACGACGATCGACAACAACCTGCCGGGCTGGGACATGGCCATCGGCGCCGACACGGCGCTGTGCTCCATCGTCAGCTCCGTGGACCGGCTGAAGCAGTCGGCGATGGCGTCGCGCCGGTGCTTCGTCGTCGAGGTCATGGGCCGGTACTGCGGCTACCTCGCGTTCATGGGCGCCCTGTCCGTCGGTGCCGAGCGCGTCTACCTGCACGAGCAGGGCGTGCACCTGGCCGACCTCACCGAGGACGTCGCGAAGATGGTGGCGGGCTTCGCGGCCGGCCGGAGCTTCCACCTCGCGATCCGCAACGAGGCCGCGAGCGTCGGGTACACGACGGAGTTCCTCTGCCAGCTGTTCACGGAGGAGTCGGACGGGCACTTCGACGTGCGCCCGATGGTCCTGGGCCACCTGCAGCAGGGTGGGAACCCCACGCCCTACGACCGCGTCCACGCGACCCGGCTCGCCGCGTACTGCGTGGACTGGCTCTCGGGTCAGATCGACGCGGGCAAGCGCGAGTGGGGCTTCGTCGGGCTGGACGACGGGGCCCTGGCCACCGTGCCGATGAAGGCCATGACCGACCTCGTCGACGCGAAGTTCCGCCGGCCGGTCGACCAGTGGTGGCTCGAGCTGCAGCCGATCATGGAGGCCCTCGCGACGGAGCCGCCCGAGTAGCCACGGCCTGCACGACGAGCGGGGCGACGCCTGGTCAGGCGTCGCCCCGCTCTCGTCCACCCCGGCCTGCTCGTGGCGGGCCGGGGACCTCAGACGAGGACCGGCACCCGCTCCTCGGCGACCTCGACGTCGGTGCGCGTCGCGGCGGGCCGAGCCGTGATGAGCACGCCCGCGATCACGGCCGCGGCGAGCAGGAACCCGACGGCCCACCAGATCGCCACGGAGAACCCGTGCACGACGCCGGTCGCCATCGCGAGCTGGCTCGTGCCGTGCGTGGTCAGGTAGCTCGCAGTGGCCGACGTGGCGACGGTGTTCAGCAGGGCGATCCCGATCGACCCCCCGACCTGCTGCGACGTGTTGACCATCGCCGACGCGACGCCGGCGTCCCGCGGTGCGACACCGAAGGTCGCCGTGCTCATCGCGGGCATGAACGTCGAGCCCATGCCGAGCCCGAGCAGGAGCAGCGACGGCAGGACGTGCGTCGCGTAGCTCGAGTCGACCTGGATGCGGGTCAGCAGGACGAGCCCGGTGGCCGCGACGAGCAGTCCGGGCACCATGATCATGCGCGCCGGGACCCGCGGCAGCAGGCGGCTGGCGATCCCGACAGCGCCGGTCATCATCCCCGCGGTGAGCGGCAGGAACGCCAGGCCGGTGCGCACCGGCGAGTAACCCAGGGTGACCTGCAGGTAGTAGGTCAGGAACAGGAACATGCCGAACATGCCGACGGTGACCAGCCCCACGCTGAGGAGCGCGCCGGCGCGGTTGCGGTCACGCAGGACACGCATCGGCAGCAGGGGGTGCGCGACGCGACCCTCGGCCACCACGAACAGGGCGATCAGCACCAGCCCGCCCGCGAGCAGCGACAGCACGAGCCCGGAGGTCCAGCCGTGCTGGGTGGCCTCGCTCAGACCGTAGACGATCGAGAGCAGCCCGGCGCTGGCCAGGACGGCGCCGACGACGTCGAGCCGCGACTCGCTGTCCCGACGGCGGTCGTGCAGGAACACTCGCGCCCCGATCACCGCGACGATCGCGATCGGTGCGTTGACGAGGAGGGTCCAGCGCCAGCTCATGTACTCCGTGAGCAGACCGCCGGTGATCAGTCCGATCGCGCTGCCGCCGCCCGCGATGGCGCCGTAGATGCCGAACGCGCGGGCGCGCTCGTGAGGCTCGGTGAACGTGGTGCTCACGAGGGACAGGGCCGCGGGCGCCAGGAGCGCCGCGAAGACGCCCTGCAGACCGCGCGCGGCGAGCAGCATGCCGCCGGACGCGGCGATCCCGCCGAGGGCCGAGGCGCCGGCGAAGCCGAGCAGGCCGATGATCATGGCGCGGCGACGCCCGATCAGGTCACCGACACGACCGCCGAGGAGCAGCAGGCCACCGAACGCCAGGGTGTAGGCCGTGACGACCCACTGACGGTTGCCGTCGCTGATGCCGAGGTCGGCCTGGGCGGACGGGAGGGCGATGTTCACGATGGTCATGTCGAGCACGACCATGAGCTGGGCGAGGGCGATGGCCGCAAGGCCCCACCAGCGGCGGGGGTCAGGCGCGGTGTCGCGCGGCGCGTCGACCGCCGCGGACGAGGGCGTGGCAGAGTCCATGAGAGGACCTTCCTGAAAAGGTGTGGGAGAGCAGCGACGCTCGATGGGGGGCCGGGTGGCTCGCGTCGTGTGACCGAGCGACATGTGACGGAGTGCTCATCTACTTGCCGGCCGGCAAGTTGTAGACTCGAAGATAGATCCATACTTGCCGGTCGTCAAGTAAGTACGATGGGCAATCGCGAACAGGGAGATGACGGCACATGGAGGCGGACACCCGTCGCCGCGGCGACACGCGCAGCGAGATCCAGCGGGTCGCGCTGTGCCGCTTCACCGAGGACGGCTACGACAAGACGTCCCTGCGGGAGATCGCCGAGGACCTCGGCGTCACCAAGGCCGCGCTCTACTACCACTTCCGGACCAAGGAGAACATCCTCGAGTCCCTGGTCACCGACATCGGCAAGTCCGTCGACGACCTCGTCGCCTGGGCCGGCTCCGCACCGTCCACCCGCGAGCGCCGGCAGGAGCTGCTGCGCCGGCTCGCG contains:
- a CDS encoding MFS transporter, which codes for MDSATPSSAAVDAPRDTAPDPRRWWGLAAIALAQLMVVLDMTIVNIALPSAQADLGISDGNRQWVVTAYTLAFGGLLLLGGRVGDLIGRRRAMIIGLLGFAGASALGGIAASGGMLLAARGLQGVFAALLAPAALSLVSTTFTEPHERARAFGIYGAIAGGGSAIGLITGGLLTEYMSWRWTLLVNAPIAIVAVIGARVFLHDRRRDSESRLDVVGAVLASAGLLSIVYGLSEATQHGWTSGLVLSLLAGGLVLIALFVVAEGRVAHPLLPMRVLRDRNRAGALLSVGLVTVGMFGMFLFLTYYLQVTLGYSPVRTGLAFLPLTAGMMTGAVGIASRLLPRVPARMIMVPGLLVAATGLVLLTRIQVDSSYATHVLPSLLLLGLGMGSTFMPAMSTATFGVAPRDAGVASAMVNTSQQVGGSIGIALLNTVATSATASYLTTHGTSQLAMATGVVHGFSVAIWWAVGFLLAAAVIAGVLITARPAATRTDVEVAEERVPVLV
- a CDS encoding TetR/AcrR family transcriptional regulator, with the protein product MEADTRRRGDTRSEIQRVALCRFTEDGYDKTSLREIAEDLGVTKAALYYHFRTKENILESLVTDIGKSVDDLVAWAGSAPSTRERRQELLRRLAALAQSGVGDLMRCVQQNEASLTSLPQATDVVHRYKEELWRACTPPDATLEDKLRARIAIMTILIAGKGAAELGGTDQERTDAALRIAFEIMP